The region CCCACTCGTCCAGCAGCGCCACGCGCTCGCCCACCGGTTCGAGCTTCCGTCGGGCGGTCTCGAAGTCGGACTCGCTGAGGCGGCGCTGCTGGAGGTGGTCGTCGACGGCCTCGAACGTCTCCTTCTCCGGGAGGTCGTCGGCCAGGTCGTCGGTCAGCGTCGCCACCCGTCCCTCGAACTCGGTGAACGCCTGGAAGTTCCCGCTCCCCGTCGCCGTGTCCCCGTAGCGGTCGAGCAGCTCGAGCAGCTCCCGGTAGCGCTCCTGACAGCGTCGCAGCCGGTCCTCGCCGACGTCCTCGACGCGCTCGCGGGCCTGTCGACGCTGCGTGGCAGCGTCCCGAAGCCGTTGGGCAGCGTCGGCCATCAGTAGACGTCGTCGGGGTCGAACACCTGCTCGCCGACCGTCTCGCCGTCGACGGTCCGGTGGAAACAGGACTCGTAGCCGGTGTGACAGGCCCCGCCGGACTGGTCTATCAGGTACAGCAGGGCGTCCCCGTCACAGTCGACCCGCACTTCCTCGATTTGCTGGGTGTGGCCACTCGTCGCGCCCTTCTTCCAGAGCTCGT is a window of Halomicroarcula saliterrae DNA encoding:
- the hisI gene encoding phosphoribosyl-AMP cyclohydrolase codes for the protein MTDVTLAFDDNEYLPAVAQDAESGDVLMLAYVTEEALEQTRETGYAHYYSRSRDELWKKGATSGHTQQIEEVRVDCDGDALLYLIDQSGGACHTGYESCFHRTVDGETVGEQVFDPDDVY